Proteins encoded together in one Miscanthus floridulus cultivar M001 chromosome 16, ASM1932011v1, whole genome shotgun sequence window:
- the LOC136513854 gene encoding cysteine-rich receptor-like protein kinase 2 has translation MQRRRPGAAHRRPFLTAAAAAVPIHLALLLSAVVATDDAAAGTPAILDTVCAATQAADPEAFDVSFVTTLEMIYQNVTRSGFGAAGSGAGNNTVFGLGQCMSYLSLTDCQLCYAQSRVKLPHCLPADGGRIYLDGCFLRYGADNFTAEATDASDTAVCSNATATVATGFAAAAAALVRNVTAAAPGAKDYYYAASASGRAPPAYAAAQCWRSLNASACAACVASARDRVLRECLPAAPEGYGLNAGCVVRYSTRPFYLPANAAAGGGGSSGRRIAVIVVASVFSAVAVMGIAFIWTRRRSRARDDLLHDDMDGSGEMIRAIAASQLGFKYGELRAATDEFSQTNKLGQGGYGSVYRGVLSDGREVAVKRLFFHTRQWAEQFFNEVKLVSQVQHKNLVKLLGCSVDGPESLLVYEYLCNTSLDHSLFDAFKKTALDWERRFEIVLGTAEGLSYLHSASEVRIIHRDIKASNIPLDERFRPKIADFGLARNFMEDQSHLSTGLAGTFGYMAPEYIVHGQLTEKADIYSYGVLVLEIITGRKSHNSVASSAEGLSLMALIWRHYNAGTLMELLDPNLREQCTKEDALRVFHVGLLCAQASPNLRPPMWKVVEMLSGRDHKVVLPRPTQPPFINVKGSKNAKSDDSSGSASLLSNSDKSPFSLNQLSVSGVQAR, from the exons ATGCAGCGGCGGCGACCAGGAGCAGCGCACCGGCGCCCCTTcctcacggcggcggcggcggccgtcccGATCCACCTCGCCCTTCTCCTCAGCGCCGTCGTGGCAACCGATGACGCGGCGGCGGGCACTCCGGCGATCCTGGACACGGTGTGCGCGGCGACGCAGGCGGCGGACCCCGAGGCGTTCGACGTGAGCTTCGTGACCACGCTGGAGATGATCTACCAGAACGTGACGCGGTCCGGGTTCGGTGCCGCGGGCTCCGGCGCAGGCAACAACACGGTGTTCGGGCTCGGGCAGTGCATGAGCTACCTGTCCCTGACCGACTGCCAGCTCTGCTACGCGCAGAGCCGCGTGAAGCTGCCGCACTGCCTCCCCGCCGACGGCGGCCGGATCTACCTCGACGGATGCTTCCTCCGCTACGGCGCCGACAACTTCaccgccgaagccaccgacgCCAGCGACACCGCGGTGTGCTCCAACGCCACCGCCACTGTCGCGACGGGGttcgcggcggccgccgccgcgctggTGCGGAACGTCACGGCCGCCGCGCCGGGCGCCAAGGACTACTACTACGCGGCGTCGGCGTCCGGGCGCGCGCCGCCGGCGTACGCCGCGGCGCAGTGCTGGAGATCGCTCAACGCCAGCGCGTGCGCCGCGTGCGTGGCCAGCGCGCGCGACCGGGTCCTCCGCGAGTGCCTCCCCGCCGCGCCCGAGGGGTACGGCCTCAACGCCGGCTGCGTCGTCAGGTACTCCACGCGGCCGTTCTACCTGCCGGCCAACGCCGCCGCTGGCGGCGGCGGGTCGTCCG GGCGGCGCATTGCTGTGATCGTGGTCGCTTCGGTCTTCTCGGCAGTGGCGGTGATGGGCATAGCGTTCATCTGGACAAGAAGGAGGTCCAGAGCAAGAGATGATCTCCTCCATGACG ACATGGACGGGTCCGGCGAGATGATCCGCGCCATCGCGGCGTCGCAGCTGGGCTTCAAGTACGGGGAGCTGCGCGCGGCGACGGACGAGTTCAGCCAGACGAACAAGCTCGGGCAGGGCGGGTACGGGTCCGTGTACAGGGGCGTGCTGTCGGACGGGCGGGAGGTGGCGGTGAAGCGGCTCTTCTTCCACACGCGGCAGTGGGCGGAGCAGTTCTTCAACGAGGTGAAGCTGGTGAGCCAGGTGCAGCACAAGAACCTGGTCAAGCTGCTCGGCTGCAGCGTCGACGGCCCCGAGAGCCTCCTCGTCTACGAGTACCTCTGCAACACCAGCCTCGACCACTCCCTCTTTG ACGCGTTCAAGAAGACCGCGCTGGACTGGGAGAGGAGGTTCGAGATCGTGCTTGGCACGGCGGAGGGGCTCTCGTACCTGCACAGCGCTTCGGAGGTCCGGATCATACACCGGGACATCAAGGCCAGCAACATCCCGCTGGACGAGAGGTTCAGGCCAAAGATCGCCGATTTCGGCCTCGCCAGGAACTTCATGGAGGATCAGAGCCATCTCAGCACCGGCCTCGCCGGAACCTT TGGATACATGGCTCCAGAGTACATCGTCCACGGGCAGCTCACCGAGAAGGCCGACATCTACAGTTACGGCGTGCTGGTCCTCGAGATCATCACCGGCCGTAAGAGCCACAACTCGGTGGCGTCGTCGGCAGAAGGCCTTTCACTCATGGCACTG atatggaggcactacaaCGCCGGCACCCTGATGGAGCTGCTGGACCCGAACCTCCGCGAGCAGTGCACGAAGGAGGACGCGCTCCGGGTGTTCCACGTGGGCCTACTCTGTGCCCAGGCGTCGCCGAACCTCCGGCCGCCgatgtggaaggtggtggagatgcTGAGTGGCAGGGATCACAAGGTGGTGCTTCCCCGGCCGACCCAGCCGCCGTTCATCAACGTCAAGGGGTCGAAGAACGCCAAGAGCGACGACAGCTCCGGGTCGGCGTCGCTCCTGTCCAACTCCGACAAGTCGCCCTTCTCGCTGAACCAGCTGTCAGTCAGTGGGGTTCAGGCCAGGTAA
- the LOC136510388 gene encoding UDP-glucosyltransferase UGT13248-like: MLGASINGAELGAKRRSTAVAPTVASSGGDALEQIRPVYARRAAPLAPSASCTARPHRPAAAPPRRDPATATSRLQPSLSPPCPASPLYRAAPVADCTTFSALTLHVLLLPYTSQGHINPILQFGKRLAAHRGVRCTLAATRFVLSNSQPCPGDAIRIAAISDGCDRGGRAEAGAAAAYLSQLESAGSETVDQLLRSEAEQGRPVDVVVYDAFLPWAQRVARRRGVPCTAFFTQPCAVDVVYAHAWAGRVQPPLVGEEPVELPGLSLGLRPVDMPSFLADSSGCHAYLDLLVNQFDGLPTADHVLVNSFYELQPQRFQEVWTIPASRSCGSLGHRRLPRSLTSLPTRRRREASL; the protein is encoded by the exons atgctcggcgccagcatcaacggcgccgagctcggcgccaaa CGGCGCAGCACTGCAGTAGCGCCGACCGTGGCCTCCAGCGGCGGCGACGCACTGGAGCAGATCCGCCCTGTCTACGCTCGGCGCGCCGCCCCACTTGCGCCCTCCGCCAGTTGCACGGCGCGGCCGCACCGCCctgcagcagcgccgccgcggcGTGACCCGGCAACAGCGACGAGCCGCCTCCAGCCATCTCTCTCGCCCCCATGCCCGGCGTCGCCCCTCTACCGCGCCGCCCCCGTCGCCG ATTGTACCACATTTTCTGCCTTAACTCTCCACGTCCTCCTGCTCCCGTACACGAGCCAAGGCCACATCAATCCGATCCTCCAGTTCGGCAAGCGCCTCGCGGCGCACCGGGGCGTGCGGTGCACGCTCGCCGCGACGCGGTTCGTGCTCAGCAACAGCCAGCCGTGCCCCGGAGACGCCATCCGCATCGCCGCCATCTCGGACGGCTGCGACCGAGGCGGCCGCGCTGAGGCCGGCGCGGCCGCCGCGTACCTGTCTCAGCTGGAGTCGGCCGGGTCGGAGACCGTGGACCAGCTCCTCCGGTCCGAGGCGGAGCAGGGCCGGCCCGTGGACGTGGTGGTGTACGACGCGTTCCTGCCGTGGGCGCAGcgcgtggcgcggcggcgcggcgtccCGTGCACGGCCTTCTTCACGCAGCCGTGCGCGGTGGACGTGGTGTACGCGCACGCGTGGGCCGGACGGGTACAGCCGCCGCTAGTGGGCGAGGAGCCGGTGGAGCTGCCCGGGCTGTCGCTCGGGCTCCGGCCGGTGGACATGCCGTCGTTTCTAGCCGATTCCAGCGGCTGCCACGCGTACCTGGACCTGCTGGTGAACCAGTTCGACGGCCTGCCCACGGCCGACCACGTCCTTGTCAACTCGTTCTACGAGTTGCAGCCACAG agatttcaggaagtctggacaatcccggCAAGCCGTTCCTGTGGATCGTTAGGGCATCGGAGACTTCCAAGATCCCTGACAAGTTTGCCGACAAGGCGAAGGAGAGAGGCCTCGTTGTGA
- the LOC136510389 gene encoding flavonol 7-O-beta-glucosyltransferase UGT74F1-like, with the protein MELDDGGTERRRADEVLAHPAVGCFMTHCGWNSTTEGLSAGMPMVAMPQWSDQPVNAKYIEDVWRVGVRVRPDKDGVVRKEEVERCVREVMDGDRSMEYQQNAAKWKEKARKAMSEGGSSDNNIIEFLGKLGLKV; encoded by the coding sequence ATGGAACTCGACGACGGAGGGACTGAGCGCCGGCGTGCCGATGAGGTGCTAGCGCACCCGGCTGTTGGGTGCTTCATGACACATTGCGGATGGAACTCGACGACGGAGGGACTGAGCGCCGGCATGCCGATGGTGGCGATGCCACAGTGGTCTGATCAGCCTGTGAACGCCAAGTACATTGAGGATGTGTGGAGAGTGGGCGTGCGGGTGCGGCCCGACAAGGATGGTGTGGTCAGGAAGGAGGAGGTCGAGAGATGTGTAAGGGAGGTGATGGATGGCGACAGGAGCATGGAGTATCAGCAAAATGCAGCTAAGTGGAAGGAGAAGGCTAGGAAGGCCATGAGTGAAGGTGGCAGCTCAGATAACAACATCATAGAGTTTCTTGGCAAGCTAGGACTGAAAGTCTAA